Proteins encoded within one genomic window of Carassius carassius chromosome 22, fCarCar2.1, whole genome shotgun sequence:
- the LOC132099247 gene encoding uncharacterized protein LOC132099247 has product MRFREVKEAERRTFSKAKKKPNITVKISIGIMTRTKYGLKPIRGKTLPLNVEPLWSSKQILPAAIKKQRDFNQDTMYDGEYVMVYPDGSEVQNIPGTERPFVLEHYKEAIGKAYQRIVLYICPLQDLSHGDDSSSESDDEAFARLPMKILPKQCPPTMSRPSDGQANGARAEPKNTTSCDFYNTYTKIYAPVVIDSSCSDVEDVENFQEEDRDTDIGLTAADTHKHKKL; this is encoded by the exons ATGAGGTTCAGGGAAGTTAAAGAGGCTGAGAGGAGGACCTTTTCAAAGGCTAAAAAGAAACCAAACATTACGGTCAAG ATTTCGATTGGCATAATGACCAGAACAAAATATGGGTTAAAACCTATAAGAGGGAAAACCTTGCCATTAAATGTTGAACCCCTGTGGTCATCAAAACAAATTTTGCCAGCTGCTATAAAAAAACAGCGAGATTTTAATCAAGACACAATGTACGATGGAGAATATGTCATGGTCTATCCTGATGGCTCTGAGGTACAAAATATACCAGGCACAGAAAGACCCTTTGTCCTTGAACATTATAAAGAGGCCATTGGAAAGGCTTACCAGAGGATCGTACTGTACATCTGCCCCCTTCAGGATTTGA GTCATGGAGATGACTCATCTTCAGAATCCGATGATGAAGCATTTGCTAGGCTTCCAATGAAAAT tttaccAAAACAATGTCCACCAACAATGTCCAGGCCATCTGATGGGCAA GCCAACGGAGCAAGAGCAGAACCCAAAAACACCACATCATGTGACTTCTACAA CACATATACCAAGATCTATGCACCAGTTGTCATTGACAGCAGTTGCTCTGATGTTGAGGACGTAGAGAATTTTCAGGAGGAAGACAG AGACACAGATATTGGACTGACGGCTGCAGACACTCATAAACACAAAAAGCTGTAG
- the LOC132099121 gene encoding G2/M phase-specific E3 ubiquitin-protein ligase-like, translated as MLQTAGCYQCLRTLGDKEKVVDGYIQWYFTYRNHVSFQRFKDGLATLNFFNALEQHPSIFLPYMCYSAEDLTAESVESLFRPQLSPTGSSNRHEEERVLGYWLDYLIAVKEDGSGMSLKGHSNVCNRPERNPSSKINTTASTHIPETLKVS; from the exons ATGCTTCAGACAGCAGGATGCTATCAATGCCTGAGGACACTGGGGGATAAGGAAAAAGTTGTGGATGGTTACATCCAGTGGTACTTTACCTACCGCAACCATGTTTCCTTCCAGAG GTTCAAGGATGGCCTGGCTACCCTCAACTTTTTCAACGCTCTGGAACAGCATCCCTCCATTTTCCTGCCCTACATGTGTTACAGTGCGGAAGACCTGACAGCCGAGAGTGTAGAGTCACTGTTCCGTCCACAATTGAGCCCAACTGGTAGCTCAAATCGCCATGAGGAGGAGAGAGTGCTTGGCTACTGGCTGGACTACTTAATCGCTGTAAAAG AGGACGGGTCAGGGATGTCTCTGAAAGGACATTCTAATGTTTGCAACAGGCCTGAAAGAAATCCCAGCAGCAAAATTAATACCACAGCCTCAACTCACATTCCAGAAACACTCAAGGTTTCCTGA